A DNA window from Pedomonas mirosovicensis contains the following coding sequences:
- a CDS encoding phage tail protein gives MAAEKGSAFLLRISDGEVPATYATVAGMRTTQLAINAEGIVVTNKGSGGWREMLPEAGVRSVSISGSGVFTGSAAETRLKEKALAGAADDFEVVFESGERIRGKFLITRLDYGGDFNGERSYTLSLESTGAVTVL, from the coding sequence ATGGCGGCCGAGAAGGGAAGCGCATTTTTGCTGAGGATCAGCGATGGCGAGGTGCCTGCCACCTATGCCACCGTGGCGGGGATGAGAACGACGCAGCTGGCGATCAACGCCGAGGGCATCGTGGTGACCAACAAGGGTTCGGGCGGCTGGCGGGAAATGCTGCCGGAGGCAGGGGTGCGGTCAGTTTCCATTTCGGGCTCGGGCGTATTTACCGGATCGGCCGCCGAGACGCGGCTGAAGGAAAAGGCGCTGGCCGGCGCGGCGGACGACTTCGAGGTGGTGTTCGAGAGCGGCGAGAGGATACGGGGGAAATTCCTTATTACCCGGCTTGACTACGGCGGGGATTTCAATGGCGAGCGCAGCTACACGCTCTCGCTGGAATCGACCGGCGCGGTGACGGTGCTGTAG
- a CDS encoding gene transfer agent family protein, with protein sequence MENGNADANPLRGEVPLRLEGKTFVLRPSFAALVTAEQEVGPLFGLIERASEGRIGLSELAAVLWHCLVHRPEGLTRDAFAEALLREGIAAALPAFRQLAVNILGGRAA encoded by the coding sequence ATGGAAAATGGCAACGCAGACGCCAACCCGTTGCGGGGCGAAGTGCCGCTGCGGCTGGAGGGGAAAACGTTCGTGCTGCGCCCCAGCTTTGCCGCGCTGGTGACGGCCGAGCAGGAGGTGGGGCCGCTGTTTGGCCTGATCGAGCGCGCAAGCGAGGGACGGATCGGCCTTTCCGAACTGGCGGCGGTGCTGTGGCATTGCCTGGTGCACCGGCCGGAAGGATTGACCCGCGACGCCTTCGCCGAGGCGCTGCTGCGCGAAGGGATCGCAGCGGCGCTGCCCGCCTTTCGCCAGCTGGCAGTGAATATTCTTGGCGGCCGGGCCGCCTAG
- a CDS encoding phage tail assembly chaperone — translation MTSLSEKRGGEPMSEHSRDCPEYWARAQAAQGQGFAEMCAAAARVAMGLLGWPPDAFWQATPQDLRLALEGRLGRASAHGLGRAELEQLMARFPDGA, via the coding sequence ATGACAAGCCTTTCCGAGAAGCGGGGCGGCGAGCCCATGAGCGAACATTCCAGGGATTGCCCTGAATATTGGGCGCGGGCGCAGGCGGCGCAAGGCCAGGGTTTTGCGGAAATGTGCGCGGCGGCGGCGCGGGTGGCCATGGGGCTGCTCGGCTGGCCGCCGGATGCCTTCTGGCAGGCAACGCCGCAGGATCTGCGACTGGCGCTGGAGGGGCGGTTGGGGCGCGCCTCTGCCCATGGGCTGGGGCGGGCGGAGCTGGAGCAGCTGATGGCCCGCTTTCCGGATGGCGCATAG
- a CDS encoding tail tape measure protein, translated as MTEELETLVLKIRADTTALARDTADMKARFEADAVDMGKALRRSLDGAVLKTGAESAMRATEVALDRLIRKGKLGLDELKQLLLDILADVAKAALREGLGAIFGRQRNGGSGSSDWVGLIAQGVQLLGMSGRASGGPVTEGRAYLVGERGPEMFVPERAGRIEPLTGSTGARVFNISINVAAPDSASPQLMQRSAQQVARAVRRAVGDG; from the coding sequence ATGACCGAGGAACTGGAAACCCTGGTGCTGAAAATCAGGGCCGATACGACCGCGCTGGCCAGGGATACGGCCGACATGAAGGCGCGCTTCGAGGCGGACGCTGTGGACATGGGCAAGGCGCTGCGGCGCAGCCTTGATGGGGCGGTGTTGAAGACCGGCGCGGAAAGCGCGATGCGCGCGACGGAGGTGGCGCTCGACCGGCTGATCCGCAAGGGCAAGCTGGGGCTGGATGAGCTGAAGCAACTGCTGCTCGATATTCTGGCGGACGTGGCCAAGGCCGCGCTGCGCGAAGGGCTCGGGGCGATTTTCGGCAGACAAAGGAACGGCGGGAGCGGCAGCAGCGACTGGGTGGGGCTCATCGCGCAGGGCGTCCAGCTGCTTGGTATGAGCGGGCGGGCAAGCGGTGGGCCGGTGACGGAGGGCCGCGCCTACCTGGTGGGCGAACGCGGCCCGGAAATGTTCGTGCCGGAGCGGGCCGGTCGCATTGAGCCGCTGACCGGCAGCACGGGCGCGAGGGTTTTCAACATTTCCATCAACGTCGCCGCGCCGGACAGCGCCTCGCCACAACTGATGCAACGCAGCGCCCAGCAGGTGGCCCGCGCGGTGCGGCGCGCGGTGGGAGATGGGTGA
- a CDS encoding DUF2460 domain-containing protein, translating into MPYWLARSEDRLAEDWIKRFDPRFWTMNFPRPAMGSVVTTGPDSLRIDCVFYQKQDLAGLIWQSEDTWDHPLLAYETARDYRGLMLTFRWRASGGIAMLNAVHEPTLTIEGRDQNGGPRTWYVRLWNYAVGDNDDAVISLDFDALNGGFLLPQEADPVWAGDIDRMFISIVPESFGSGDGALDAPVEGTVEMSDILCEGGGATLGLGDAFVPPHKLRVATGYDDLYHLTPARVLHNIVGLGYRAWLNHYVGMSHYFRLGHDAATGRFIVSNEGAQMLNAPARQWHADFYARSQLLGFRVITSLSFELLDEHAPEEWKQRNFAGAPALTGWDPPSTLLSPCNGEAVAYLEAVATEFCALAAEAGLPVDFQVGEPWWWSGLGAVRRPCFYDAATTAAYAAETGRPVPTPHQLVTEQPDAAQGEYLDWLGEKLGAATFALRDAVKAAHPGATVALLFFTPQVIDEGAPMLERVNMPLSWAHPAFDVFQVEDYDHVTAENWGAHERGIALVDARFGYPRERQQYFAGFVLKGEARAQWRAIGRSIEDARRRNCSQVFVWALPQVMRDGMTFYDTAGEDEVGGFHDVRFPLEVGFGASGGPEFSTTVIETASGFEQRNVNWAEARARFDAGLGVRSEADLAQVIAFFRARRGRAFAFRFRDPFDCASADGNTVTPFDQQLGIGDGVRTGFPLIKRYGEEEGHVRRITRPVLEAVRVAINGVEQTQGWALGAAGEVQFSQAPPQGAVVTAGFVFDVPVRFADDQLSVSLAGFRAGEIPSIPLIEVREA; encoded by the coding sequence ATGCCTTACTGGCTGGCGCGCAGCGAAGACCGGCTGGCGGAGGACTGGATCAAGCGGTTCGACCCGCGATTCTGGACCATGAATTTTCCGCGCCCGGCCATGGGCAGCGTGGTGACGACCGGACCGGACAGCCTGAGGATCGATTGCGTTTTCTACCAGAAGCAGGACCTGGCAGGGCTGATCTGGCAAAGCGAGGACACATGGGATCACCCGCTGCTCGCTTACGAGACGGCGCGGGATTACCGGGGGCTGATGCTCACCTTCCGCTGGAGGGCAAGCGGCGGCATCGCCATGCTGAACGCGGTGCACGAGCCGACGCTGACGATCGAGGGACGGGACCAGAACGGAGGCCCACGCACCTGGTATGTACGGCTGTGGAATTACGCGGTTGGCGATAACGATGATGCGGTGATTTCGCTGGATTTTGATGCGTTGAATGGCGGTTTCCTGCTGCCGCAGGAGGCGGACCCGGTATGGGCCGGGGATATCGACCGGATGTTCATTTCCATTGTGCCGGAAAGTTTTGGCAGCGGCGATGGCGCGCTGGACGCGCCGGTGGAAGGCACGGTGGAGATGAGCGATATTCTGTGTGAAGGCGGCGGCGCGACGCTTGGCCTGGGCGATGCCTTCGTGCCGCCCCATAAGCTGCGCGTGGCGACGGGCTATGATGATCTCTACCACCTGACCCCGGCGCGGGTGTTGCACAATATCGTGGGCCTCGGCTATCGGGCGTGGCTCAATCATTATGTCGGGATGAGCCATTATTTCCGCCTTGGCCATGACGCGGCGACCGGGCGGTTCATCGTGAGCAATGAAGGCGCGCAGATGTTGAATGCGCCCGCGCGGCAATGGCATGCGGATTTTTACGCCCGCAGCCAGTTGCTGGGGTTTCGGGTTATCACTTCCCTGTCATTCGAGCTGCTGGACGAACACGCGCCCGAAGAATGGAAGCAGCGGAATTTTGCAGGCGCGCCGGCATTGACCGGGTGGGATCCGCCCTCAACGCTGCTTTCCCCCTGCAACGGCGAGGCGGTGGCGTATCTGGAAGCCGTGGCAACGGAATTTTGCGCGCTGGCGGCGGAGGCCGGACTGCCGGTTGATTTTCAGGTGGGCGAGCCGTGGTGGTGGTCGGGCCTGGGGGCGGTGCGGCGGCCGTGCTTCTATGATGCGGCAACGACGGCGGCCTACGCGGCGGAGACCGGGCGGCCGGTGCCGACGCCACATCAGCTGGTGACAGAGCAGCCGGACGCGGCGCAAGGGGAATATCTCGATTGGCTGGGCGAAAAACTTGGCGCGGCGACGTTTGCCCTGCGTGATGCGGTGAAGGCGGCGCATCCGGGCGCGACCGTGGCGCTGCTGTTTTTCACGCCGCAGGTGATCGACGAGGGCGCGCCGATGCTGGAGCGGGTGAACATGCCGCTGAGCTGGGCCCACCCGGCGTTCGATGTGTTTCAGGTGGAAGACTATGACCATGTGACCGCCGAGAACTGGGGCGCGCACGAGCGGGGCATCGCGCTGGTGGATGCGCGCTTCGGCTACCCGCGCGAGCGCCAGCAGTATTTCGCGGGCTTCGTGTTGAAGGGCGAGGCGCGGGCGCAGTGGCGGGCCATCGGCCGCAGTATCGAGGATGCGCGGCGGCGGAATTGTTCGCAAGTGTTCGTGTGGGCGCTGCCACAGGTGATGCGCGATGGAATGACATTCTACGATACGGCGGGGGAGGATGAGGTGGGCGGATTTCATGACGTGCGCTTTCCGCTGGAGGTGGGGTTTGGTGCCAGCGGCGGGCCGGAATTTTCAACGACCGTGATCGAGACGGCCTCGGGCTTCGAGCAGCGCAACGTGAACTGGGCAGAAGCGCGGGCGCGGTTCGATGCGGGGCTGGGGGTGCGGAGCGAGGCCGACCTGGCGCAGGTGATCGCGTTCTTTCGCGCACGGCGAGGCCGGGCTTTTGCTTTTCGTTTTCGTGACCCGTTCGACTGTGCGTCTGCCGATGGAAACACGGTGACGCCGTTTGACCAGCAGTTGGGCATTGGCGATGGCGTGCGGACCGGCTTTCCTCTCATCAAACGTTATGGCGAGGAGGAGGGCCATGTGCGTCGCATCACGCGGCCGGTGCTTGAGGCGGTGAGGGTGGCCATCAATGGCGTGGAGCAAACACAGGGTTGGGCGCTGGGTGCGGCGGGTGAAGTGCAGTTTTCGCAGGCGCCGCCGCAAGGCGCTGTGGTGACGGCCGGTTTCGTGTTCGATGTGCCGGTGCGCTTCGCCGATGACCAGTTGTCGGTTTCGCTCGCGGGCTTCCGGGCGGGGGAAATTCCCTCCATCCCGCTCATCGAGGTGAGGGAAGCATGA
- a CDS encoding DUF2163 domain-containing protein — protein sequence MSRAIPAGLAAHLGGEVTTLALLWRITRKDGVIFGFTSHDRDLAVEGVAYRAAPSFLPSAFVSTAEFEAGDIELSGMLTNSTITEADLAAGRFDFARLTVGLINWAQPGDGILPLASGTLGAVRWEDGAFRAELHTDGARFRQVVTESYSPECRADLGDRRCRVDLSKHRVTTQVANVTDRSRFTAGGLVATADWYAYGRLRWVTGANAGLSADVFSSGGGAVQLREPMRGDIAVGDVFILTAGCDRRFSTCVGKFGNGANFRGEPHVPGLDAMLDYPDAR from the coding sequence ATGAGCCGGGCGATCCCAGCGGGTCTTGCTGCCCATCTGGGCGGCGAGGTGACGACGCTTGCCCTGTTGTGGCGTATCACGCGCAAGGACGGGGTGATTTTCGGCTTCACCAGCCACGACCGGGACCTGGCAGTGGAGGGCGTGGCCTATCGCGCCGCGCCATCCTTCCTGCCTTCGGCATTCGTGAGCACCGCCGAGTTCGAGGCGGGCGATATTGAGCTTTCCGGCATGCTGACAAACAGCACCATCACGGAAGCGGACCTTGCCGCCGGGCGGTTCGATTTTGCCCGGCTGACGGTGGGCCTTATCAACTGGGCGCAACCGGGGGACGGCATACTTCCGCTCGCCAGCGGCACGCTGGGCGCGGTGCGCTGGGAGGACGGCGCCTTCCGCGCCGAACTTCATACCGACGGCGCCCGCTTCCGGCAGGTGGTAACGGAGAGCTACTCGCCCGAATGCCGGGCGGATCTGGGCGACAGGCGTTGCCGGGTGGACCTCTCAAAACACCGCGTGACGACGCAGGTGGCAAACGTGACGGACCGGAGCCGGTTTACGGCGGGCGGGCTGGTGGCGACGGCGGACTGGTATGCCTATGGCCGCCTGCGCTGGGTGACGGGCGCGAATGCCGGGCTGTCGGCCGACGTGTTCTCCAGCGGCGGCGGCGCGGTGCAACTGCGCGAGCCGATGCGGGGCGATATCGCCGTGGGCGATGTGTTCATCCTGACAGCCGGATGCGACCGGCGCTTTTCCACCTGCGTGGGGAAGTTTGGAAACGGCGCGAACTTTCGCGGCGAGCCGCACGTGCCGGGGCTGGATGCCATGTTGGATTATCCGGACGCGCGATAG
- a CDS encoding C40 family peptidase, whose translation MAAAARACVGTPFRTHGRVPGRGLDCVGLVAHVGRSLGLSAHDETGYGLTGNGARLEAGLARAGLVPVAPGQARVGDVLLFDLGRGLLHLAIRSEHGIIHAHRGLGRVAEHRLDGEWQAALTAAWRFPQEMVAGTAGAVKTGEARHG comes from the coding sequence ATCGCCGCGGCGGCGCGGGCGTGCGTCGGCACGCCGTTTCGCACGCACGGGCGAGTGCCGGGGCGCGGCCTCGATTGCGTGGGGCTGGTGGCGCATGTGGGGCGCAGCCTTGGGCTGAGCGCGCATGACGAGACGGGCTATGGCCTCACCGGCAACGGAGCGCGGCTGGAGGCGGGACTGGCGCGAGCCGGGCTCGTGCCGGTGGCGCCGGGGCAGGCGCGGGTGGGGGACGTGCTGCTGTTCGACCTGGGCCGGGGGCTGCTGCATCTGGCGATCCGGAGCGAGCACGGGATCATCCACGCCCACCGGGGGCTGGGCCGGGTGGCGGAGCACCGGCTGGACGGGGAGTGGCAGGCGGCGCTGACGGCGGCGTGGCGCTTCCCGCAGGAGATGGTGGCAGGAACAGCGGGGGCTGTGAAAACGGGAGAGGCAAGACATGGCTAA
- a CDS encoding phage tail protein, whose protein sequence is MANVILGAVGSYFGGPIGGLIGSAIGTAVDNYVFAPSARAEGPRLQDLMVQGSSYGAAVALVYGTTRIAGNVIWATGLKETRVEEKQGGGKRGSVTTVSYLYSASFAVALAGRPILSVGRVWADGKLIRDTAGHLTVGGKMRIYRGDERQLPDPLIEAAQGVGNAPAYRGLAYAVFEDLALGDFANRIPQLTFEVTADGGAKMLVASIAQDLCARIGLPATVGAAQDGVRGFAIGRAVTAGDALRTLGALSPLHIVESGEDMRLADRASQTPVVIAQRDLGAASEGEETPRRQVTRAGEASVPREVSLSYLDVARDYQAGLQRARRLSAPGGSAERQEVPAALDAQTAKQAAERLLARRWRRRAPMTLALPWRYLALTPGDALRLEGEGDRLWQAREVTVEAGRILVSAVPVSSEDEVSHAEAEPGEAVPQPATPHGPTTLHVLDLPPLSATLATGPVLHLAVAGESEGWRRASVAVSPDGGFDYRAAADIPARTVMGVAATALPAGETAFWDRVSAVEVELLAADMALESRPEPAVLAGSNLCLIGDELVQFANAELLASGRYRLSGLLRGRRGTEAAVAGHQAGERFVLLSGAALVPYDAGLARVGQTLLFKAMSPYETLEDVAAQGVTVAAQGLRPLAPAHLRAQRDAAGDVRLTWVRRSRQGFDWVDGADAPLAEEAEQYDVRILANGAMRRQWRVALPEAVYTQTQQIEDFGAPPASFEVQVAPGAAARRAVAF, encoded by the coding sequence ATGGCTAATGTCATCCTCGGCGCGGTCGGCAGCTATTTCGGCGGGCCGATCGGCGGGCTGATCGGCTCGGCCATCGGCACGGCGGTGGATAACTATGTCTTCGCGCCCTCCGCCCGCGCCGAGGGGCCGCGCTTGCAGGACCTGATGGTGCAGGGCTCCTCCTACGGCGCGGCGGTCGCGCTGGTCTATGGCACGACGCGTATCGCTGGAAACGTGATCTGGGCGACCGGGCTCAAGGAAACGCGGGTCGAGGAAAAACAGGGCGGCGGCAAGCGCGGCTCGGTGACAACGGTCAGTTACCTCTATTCAGCCTCGTTCGCGGTGGCGCTGGCGGGGCGGCCCATTCTCTCGGTGGGGCGGGTGTGGGCGGACGGCAAGCTGATTCGCGATACGGCCGGGCACCTGACCGTGGGCGGGAAAATGCGGATCTACCGGGGTGATGAGCGCCAGCTGCCCGACCCGCTGATCGAGGCGGCGCAGGGCGTGGGCAACGCCCCCGCCTACCGGGGGCTGGCCTATGCGGTGTTCGAGGACCTGGCGCTGGGAGACTTCGCCAATCGCATTCCCCAGCTCACCTTTGAAGTGACGGCGGATGGCGGGGCAAAGATGCTGGTTGCCAGCATCGCGCAGGACCTGTGCGCCCGCATCGGGCTTCCGGCGACGGTGGGAGCGGCGCAGGACGGCGTGCGGGGCTTCGCCATCGGCCGGGCCGTCACGGCGGGTGATGCGCTGAGGACGCTGGGGGCGCTGAGCCCGCTTCATATCGTTGAAAGCGGGGAAGACATGCGGCTGGCGGACCGGGCCTCGCAGACGCCGGTTGTGATCGCGCAGCGCGACCTGGGCGCGGCCAGCGAAGGGGAGGAGACCCCGCGCCGGCAGGTGACGCGGGCGGGGGAGGCCTCGGTGCCTCGGGAAGTGAGCCTCTCCTACCTCGATGTGGCGCGGGACTATCAGGCCGGCCTGCAACGGGCCCGCCGGTTGAGCGCGCCTGGCGGCAGCGCCGAGCGGCAGGAGGTGCCGGCTGCGCTCGATGCCCAGACCGCCAAGCAGGCGGCGGAGCGGCTGCTGGCCCGGCGCTGGCGGCGGCGCGCGCCGATGACGCTGGCCTTGCCGTGGCGCTACCTCGCTCTGACGCCGGGGGATGCGTTGCGGCTGGAGGGCGAGGGCGACCGGCTGTGGCAGGCGCGGGAGGTGACGGTGGAGGCCGGGCGCATTCTGGTGAGCGCGGTGCCGGTATCGTCTGAGGATGAAGTGAGCCATGCCGAGGCCGAGCCGGGAGAGGCGGTGCCGCAGCCCGCAACACCGCACGGTCCAACGACGCTGCATGTGCTGGACCTGCCGCCGCTCTCCGCCACGCTGGCGACGGGGCCCGTGCTGCATCTGGCGGTGGCGGGCGAGTCGGAGGGGTGGCGCCGGGCCAGCGTCGCGGTGAGTCCGGATGGTGGCTTCGACTACCGCGCGGCGGCGGACATTCCCGCCCGCACGGTGATGGGCGTGGCGGCAACCGCGCTGCCAGCAGGGGAGACCGCCTTCTGGGACCGGGTGAGCGCGGTGGAGGTGGAGTTGCTCGCCGCGGACATGGCGCTGGAGTCGCGGCCCGAGCCGGCGGTGCTGGCGGGAAGCAACCTGTGCCTCATCGGCGATGAGCTGGTGCAGTTCGCCAATGCCGAGCTGCTGGCGAGCGGGCGCTACCGCCTCTCGGGACTTTTGCGCGGGCGGCGGGGCACGGAGGCGGCGGTGGCCGGGCATCAGGCGGGCGAGCGGTTCGTGCTGCTGAGCGGCGCGGCGCTGGTGCCCTATGACGCCGGGCTCGCCAGGGTGGGCCAGACGCTGCTGTTCAAGGCGATGAGCCCTTACGAGACGCTGGAGGACGTGGCGGCGCAAGGCGTGACGGTGGCGGCGCAGGGGCTGAGGCCGCTCGCCCCCGCGCACCTGCGGGCGCAGCGCGATGCGGCGGGCGACGTGCGCCTGACCTGGGTGCGGCGCAGCCGACAGGGCTTCGACTGGGTGGACGGGGCCGACGCGCCGCTGGCGGAGGAAGCCGAACAGTATGATGTGCGGATTCTCGCCAACGGGGCGATGCGGCGGCAGTGGCGGGTGGCCTTGCCTGAGGCCGTTTATACGCAAACCCAGCAAATCGAGGATTTCGGCGCGCCGCCCGCCTCGTTCGAGGTGCAGGTGGCGCCGGGCGCGGCTGCCCGGCGCGCGGTTGCATTCTGA
- a CDS encoding DUF2793 domain-containing protein, with amino-acid sequence MADTTIRHGLPLLQAGQAQKEVTHNEALALLDLLAHPAVETHTLATPPAAPQPGQMWIVGTAATEAWAGQDGALALWTGGGWRFAPAREGMLAWVKAAQTFAWRDGAQWRTDGWPAAG; translated from the coding sequence ATGGCGGACACGACCATCCGGCATGGCCTGCCGCTGCTTCAGGCAGGGCAGGCGCAAAAGGAAGTGACCCACAACGAGGCGCTGGCGCTGCTCGATCTGCTGGCGCATCCGGCGGTGGAGACTCACACGCTGGCGACTCCGCCCGCCGCGCCGCAGCCGGGGCAAATGTGGATCGTGGGAACAGCCGCCACGGAGGCCTGGGCCGGGCAGGATGGAGCGCTGGCGCTGTGGACCGGGGGCGGTTGGCGCTTCGCCCCGGCGCGGGAAGGCATGCTGGCCTGGGTGAAGGCGGCGCAAACCTTCGCCTGGCGCGATGGCGCGCAGTGGCGGACGGATGGCTGGCCCGCCGCTGGTTGA
- a CDS encoding outer membrane protein: protein MRKLSVAVMMTTTLLAGTAFAQDDAWYLGLKGGVSIIQDRTFTQKDADADAFQTDHKAPGWGVSGQVGYDFGKFRTEFELGYQQGKMTHFFNEGLPELGSTDYFWDGRGTTRVTSFMLNGLFDIPTEGKTSAYIGGGVGLAHLKAKNYRVAEGANAFLNDGDTAFAWQAIAGLRRELSESTDLTLEYRYFKATSGDFRSTGGTALEGDFRSHSLMLGVAFNFGTKKEEPAAPPPPPPPAAAAPAAAASSAPAASAAAGSGSAGSVHGLLRVR from the coding sequence ATGCGCAAATTGTCAGTCGCAGTCATGATGACTACGACGCTTCTGGCGGGTACCGCCTTCGCGCAGGACGACGCTTGGTACCTTGGCCTCAAGGGCGGCGTATCCATCATTCAGGACCGCACCTTCACCCAGAAGGATGCCGATGCCGATGCATTCCAGACGGACCACAAGGCTCCGGGCTGGGGCGTTTCCGGCCAGGTCGGCTATGACTTCGGCAAGTTCCGCACGGAGTTCGAGCTGGGCTACCAGCAGGGCAAGATGACCCACTTCTTCAATGAGGGTCTGCCGGAGCTGGGCTCCACCGACTACTTCTGGGACGGCCGCGGCACCACCCGCGTCACCAGCTTCATGCTGAACGGCCTGTTCGACATCCCGACCGAGGGCAAGACCTCCGCCTACATCGGCGGCGGCGTCGGTCTGGCGCACCTGAAGGCGAAGAACTACCGCGTTGCCGAGGGCGCCAATGCCTTCCTTAACGACGGCGACACCGCCTTTGCGTGGCAGGCCATTGCCGGTCTGCGTCGCGAGCTGAGCGAGAGCACCGACCTGACGCTGGAGTATCGCTACTTCAAGGCGACCAGCGGTGACTTCCGTTCGACGGGCGGCACCGCCCTCGAGGGCGATTTCCGCTCGCACAGCCTGATGCTGGGCGTGGCCTTCAACTTCGGCACGAAGAAGGAAGAGCCGGCTGCTCCGCCGCCGCCGCCTCCCCCCGCCGCCGCCGCCCCCGCCGCCGCCGCCTCCTCCGCCCCCGCCGCCTCCGCCGCCGCCGGCTCCGGCAGTGCCGGGTCCGTTCATGGTCTTCTTCGAGTTCGATAA
- a CDS encoding OmpA family protein, protein MVFFEFDKAELTADAQQVLTQAAEAFQKGGQVSILVQGHADRAGADAYNQKLSERRAQAAKAFLQSKGLSADAIKTEAFGESKPLVDTADGVREPQNRRVEIKVAE, encoded by the coding sequence ATGGTCTTCTTCGAGTTCGATAAGGCCGAACTGACCGCCGACGCGCAGCAGGTGCTGACCCAGGCTGCCGAGGCCTTCCAGAAGGGCGGCCAGGTTTCCATCCTGGTGCAGGGCCACGCGGACCGCGCCGGTGCGGACGCCTACAACCAGAAGCTGTCGGAGCGTCGCGCTCAGGCTGCCAAGGCCTTCCTGCAGAGCAAGGGCCTGTCGGCTGACGCGATCAAGACCGAGGCTTTCGGTGAGTCCAAGCCGCTCGTCGACACCGCCGACGGTGTGCGCGAGCCGCAGAACCGTCGCGTGGAGATCAAGGTCGCTGAGTAA
- a CDS encoding SCP2 sterol-binding domain-containing protein — MTLAELTEKLRGKAREDLGLRKTIKLDFGNEGIIRFDGTTTPNTVSNDDGPADCTIKVKLADFLDIMTGRKSAQAAFLFGKVRVEGDMGVAMQLSRLVG; from the coding sequence ATGACCTTGGCGGAACTGACCGAAAAGCTGCGCGGCAAGGCGCGCGAAGACCTGGGGCTACGCAAGACCATCAAGCTGGACTTTGGCAACGAAGGCATCATCCGGTTTGACGGCACCACCACGCCCAACACCGTCTCCAACGACGACGGCCCGGCGGATTGCACCATCAAGGTGAAGCTGGCCGACTTTCTCGACATCATGACCGGCCGCAAGAGCGCCCAGGCGGCCTTCCTGTTCGGCAAGGTCCGGGTGGAGGGCGACATGGGCGTCGCCATGCAGCTCAGCCGCCTGGTCGGCTGA
- a CDS encoding EAL domain-containing protein has protein sequence MHPLPYRTITALVAYALAGGLTALAGLSLAGLDVTTALLLGLGVVGAAFLLHLIAGILGERRRMIAWVTEQDRLLPELDERLLRVERNVTAMLSDLTAEQSRKTADLAAELSLLRLMMERLAGDMRQAGVASDAASGALAAVGKGQAGRDIAALLRSALKESRVDLYLQPIVRLPSRKVMHYEALSRLRDEKGRVFTPSDYLDEAAEAGLVSLLDNLLLFRSINLIRKLGPRRPGVRLFCNMSAGSLTDETFLAELVEFLEQQRELADRLVFEFSAGDLAQLPEAAIAQLAELARVGFAFSIDNVTDMAALDLARLARLNVRFLKMDAEIYLSGPISYVRAVLAETLERHGMTLIVTRIETDRTVAEVLELGAAYGQGYLFGSPRPGRGVAVPPSEMA, from the coding sequence ATGCATCCGCTGCCGTACAGAACCATCACGGCCCTTGTCGCCTACGCCCTTGCCGGAGGGCTGACGGCACTGGCCGGGCTCAGCCTCGCCGGGCTGGACGTGACAACGGCCCTTCTCCTCGGGCTGGGGGTGGTGGGCGCGGCGTTCCTGCTGCACCTCATTGCCGGCATTCTGGGCGAGCGGCGGCGGATGATTGCCTGGGTGACGGAGCAGGACCGACTGCTGCCGGAACTGGACGAGCGGCTGCTGCGCGTGGAGCGGAACGTGACCGCCATGCTCAGCGACCTGACGGCCGAGCAGAGCCGCAAGACGGCGGACCTGGCTGCGGAGCTGAGCCTTTTGCGATTGATGATGGAGCGGTTGGCGGGCGACATGCGGCAGGCGGGAGTGGCGAGCGACGCGGCATCCGGCGCGCTGGCTGCGGTGGGCAAGGGGCAGGCCGGACGGGATATCGCCGCGCTTCTACGCTCGGCGCTGAAAGAAAGCCGGGTTGATCTCTATCTGCAGCCGATCGTGCGCCTGCCGAGCCGGAAGGTGATGCACTATGAAGCCCTGTCGCGCCTGCGCGATGAAAAGGGCCGGGTGTTCACCCCTAGCGATTACCTGGACGAGGCGGCGGAAGCGGGGCTGGTATCGTTGCTCGACAACCTGCTGCTGTTCCGCTCCATCAACCTGATCCGCAAGCTGGGGCCGCGCCGGCCGGGCGTGCGCCTGTTCTGCAACATGTCCGCCGGATCGCTGACCGACGAGACCTTCCTTGCCGAACTGGTGGAGTTTCTGGAACAGCAGCGCGAACTGGCGGACCGGCTGGTGTTCGAGTTTTCAGCAGGCGATCTGGCCCAGCTGCCGGAGGCGGCCATCGCCCAGCTGGCGGAGCTGGCCCGCGTGGGATTCGCCTTCTCCATAGATAATGTAACGGACATGGCAGCGCTCGACCTGGCGCGGCTGGCCCGGCTCAACGTGCGCTTCCTGAAGATGGACGCCGAGATTTACCTGAGCGGGCCCATTTCATATGTGCGGGCCGTGCTGGCCGAAACGCTGGAGCGCCACGGCATGACGCTGATCGTAACCCGCATTGAGACGGACCGGACGGTGGCGGAGGTGCTCGAACTGGGCGCAGCCTACGGACAGGGCTATCTGTTCGGCTCGCCGCGGCCGGGGCGCGGCGTGGCTGTGCCGCCGTCAGAAATGGCGTAG